The genomic segment CGGACAGTATGGTGGTTAACTTACTGTCACTCAGTGGCTTCGCGGGGTTCTCCGCGGCGATCAACTTCCTCACCAGTGCGCGGATCGCCGTTGACGAGGCTTCGCCGCCGCCTTCGGTGTTCACATGGCTGGAGAAGAAATATTTAAGCTCAAAAATACCGCGCGGGCTGTGCAGATACTTCTGCGTAGTTACACGGGAAATGGTTGATTCATGCATCTCGACGGCCTGGGCGATGTCCGCCAGCACCATCGGTTTCATGTACTCTTCACCCTGCTCGAAGAATGCCTGCTGCTGTTCGACGATACAGCGGCTTACGCGTAAAAGCGTATCATTTCGGCTCTCCAGGCTTTTGATCAACCACCGCGCTTCCTGCAAATTACTGCGAATGTATTGATTGTCGGCGTCGTTACGCACGCTGGTACACATGGAGGCATAGTGCTGGTTAATTTGCAGGCGAGGAATACTGTCTGAATTCAGTTCAACGACCCAGCGGTCATTGTGTTTTCTAACCAGCACATCAGGAATAACATACTCAGGTTCGCTAGTCTGGATCGACTGGCCGGGGCGAGGATCGAGCGACTGGATTAGGTTAACCGCCTCTTTCAGCACCTCTTCTTTAAAACGGGTAATGCGCATCAACGTGCGGAAATCATGGTTAGCCAACAGCTCAAGATGATCGCTGATAATGACGCGGGCTTCGTTAACCCACGGTGTCGCGTTATCGAATTGCGAAAGCTGGATCAACAGGCAGTCACGCAGATCTTTTGCGGCAACGCCCACCGGGTCGAAACGCTGAATACGCTTCAACACGGCTTCAATCTCTTCAATTTCGATCTCTTCGTCGCCGATGCTTTCCAGAATATCGTCCAGCGTTACGGTCAAATAGCCGGTCTCATCCACTGCATCGACGATGGACGTCGCAATCGCGCGGTCGGTATCGGAAAACGGCGTCAGTTCAACCTGCCACATCAGATAATCCTGGAGCGACTGAGTGGTTTCACCCTGATAGACCGGTAGCTCGTCGTCCTGGTAGTCTGCTCGCGTTCCGGAAGGGGTTCCGGCGGTGTAGATTTCATCCCAGCTGGCATCCAGAGGCAGTTCGTCCGGCATCTCTTTTTGTTCAAGAGCATCTGCGGTGTCGAGCGTTTCGGTGTCTTGCGTTTGCTGAGTGTCTACCTCGTCATGAAGATCGGTTTGCTCCAGCAGCGGATTGCTGTCCAGCGCTTGCTGGAGCTCTTGTTGGAGTTCCAGCGTGGACAGTTGCAACAGGCGAATGGCCTGTTGTAACTGCGGCGTCATTGCCAGCTGTTGGCTGAGCCTTAATTGCAAACCTTGCTTCATGTTCAGAGCAGTTTTCTCCGGATCGGCGTTACATAACCTCTACCCTATCAGAGTCTGAAGTCTTCCCCAAGGTACACGCGCTTAACATGTTCATCATCGAGGATTTGCTGCGGCGTACCGTGGGCAATCAGATGGCCCTGGCTGACAATATAGGCGCGCTCACATACGGCCAGCGTTTCACGGACGTTGTGGTCTGTGATCAGTACGCCAAGCCCGCTGTCGCGCAAGTGTTCAATGATACGTTTGATGTCGATAACGGAAATCGGGTCAACGCCTGCAAAGGGTTCATCCAGAAGGATAAATTTTGGATTTGCCGCCAGCGCGCGCGCAATCTCAACGCGACGGCGTTCACCGCCGGACAACGCCTGCCCGAGGCTGTCGCGCAGGTGTTCAATGTGAAACTCTTCCATCAACTCATTAGCGCGGTCGGTGCGCTGTTCGTGGGTCAGGTCGTCCCGAATTTGCAGTACCGCCATCAGGTTATCGTACACACTCAGGCGGCGGAAAATGGAGGCTTCCTGAGGCAGATAGCCAATACCACGACGCGCGCGCGCATGCAGCGGCAGCAGGCTGATGTCTTCATCATCAATGATAATGTTGCCGGCATCGCGCGCCACAATACCCACGACCATGTAGAAGGTTGTGGTTTTGCCCGCACCGTTAGGGCCAAGCAGGCCCACGATTTCGCCGGAGTTGACGGTCAGACTGACATCTTCTACCACACGGCGACCCTTGTAGGCTTTCGCGAGATTTTTTGCGGTTAATGTTGCCATAACGGATTAGTTACTCTTCTTCTGTGCCGGGGCCTGGCCTTTGTCCTGCAGTTGCGATGGAACAAGCACGGTGGTGACGCGTCTGCCTTTCTCGCTGGTGGCCTTCATTTTTTGCTCTTTCACCAGATAGGTGATCTGATCGCCGGTAATATTACTGTCCAGTTGCTCCAGATAAGCGTTACCGGTCAGGATAACCAGATCCTTCGCCAGTTCGTAATGCATATGTGAGGCGCGACCTTTCACCGGCTTGCCGTTGTCCTGCATCTGGAAGAAGGTCGCAGGGTTGCCATAGCCATCGATAATCTCTTTGCCCTGCTCGCCACCCGGACGGGTAACGACCACTTTATCGGCGTTGATTTTGATGGTGCCCTGGGTCATCACGACGTTACCGGTAAAGGTCACCACGTTACCCTGCATATCCAGAGACTGGGCGTCCGATTCAATATGAATCGGCTGTTCGGTATCGCCAGTGACAGCAAGCGCGGGGAGGCTGGCTGCAAGCATCGCGCTGGCGATAAGAACGTTAAGGCTGAGTTTGTTTGTTTTGAATTTCATAGGAGGTTCTAACCTTTTCAATCAGCTCGGCGTTTTTGCTGCGTAAGTTCCCGCGCATTCTTAGACCGCTGGAATTAAATGTTGTGCCATACAGTGTAACCAGATCCTGGGATGTGACATCCTGTGTTACCAGGTTTATCTGGGCATTATCTGTCGTAATTTTGCGCAGCTGCGAGTCAGCGCTCAGGGCGTTGACTTCAACGTTTCCATACAGATAAAGCATACGGTCATTCGTCAGTTTCGCCCTGTCGGACTTGATCGACCACGTTGGGGCTTTGTTGGTATCGAACGTGGTCATCACCGGCTGGGTAAACCATGAAATGCCATCATCTGAAAAGTATTCTACGTGTTGGGCAATCAGGCGATAGTTCAGTGCGCCTTCCGGGCTGTAGACCACGGTGTCGCTATGATCGCTTTTATAAGTTGGCTCGCTTGTGTTGACCGCTTGCGTTTGCGTATCGTCACGGTCGGCAAGGTTCACGCCAATCAACACCAGGGCGATAAGCGTAAGCAGAATGATTACCCAACGTCTGGTTTTACTCATATTGATTGCCCTTTGGCCTCATCAAGCTTGCCCTGCGCCAGCAGAAGCAGATCGCAGACTTCACGTACAGCACCGCGGCCACCGTTGATATAGGTTACGTAATCCGCTCGCGGGGTAAGCAGCGGATGTGCATCGGCAACCGCAATGCTGAGGCCCACCTCTGCCATGACCGGCCAGTCAATCAAATCGTCCCCAACGTAGGCTACGTTTTCCGGTGCGATAGACAGTTTACCCAGTAGATCGTTGAAGGCGACCCGCTTATCGGATTGCCCCTGATACAGGTGGGTAATGCCCAGCGTTTCGCAGCGGTCTTCTACGAGTTTAGCTTTCCGTCCGGTGATGATAGCAACTTCAATACCTGATGTAATCGCACAACGAATACCGTAGCCGTCGCGAACGTTAAATGCTTTCAGCTCTTCGCCATTGTTGCCCATATAAATCAGACCATCGGAGAGTACGCCATCCACATCCAGAATCAGCAGGCGGATGTTTTCCGCTTTCGCCATCATGTGGGTACTGACCGGGCCATAACAGGTTGCAAGGGATGCACCCGCATTACTCATTGTCTTATCCTTCATTACACTACGCCTGCGCGTAGCAGATCATGCATATGTACCACACCCAGCAATTGGTCGCCATCTGCAACCATCACTGAGGTGATATGACGGGACTGCATCAGGTTCAGCACATCCACAGCCAGCGTGCCCGGACGCACGCGGATGCCGCCTGGGGTCATAACATCGGCAATCCCAAGCGTACGGACATCTACACCCATATCGAACACGCGGCGTAGGTCGCCATCGGTAAAAATCCCCTCAATCTTCATCAGGCCGTTGCAAACCACCGTCATACCCAGATTTTTACGGGTTATCTCCAGCAGCGCATCGCGCAGCGAGGCCTCTTTACTGACATGAGGTATCTCATCGCCCGTGTGCATAATGTCGTTCACCCTCAACAGCAGTTTGCGCCCAAGCGCACCGCCGGGATGGGAGAGCGCGAAATCTTCGGGCGTAAAACCACGCGCTTTTAGCAGCGCAACCGCCAGGGCATCGCCCATCACCAGCGCAGCCGTGGTGCTGGATGTCGGCGCAAGACCCAGCGGACAGGCCTCTTTAGGCACTTTCACGCACAGGTGAATATCCGCCGCCCGCGCCATGCTGCTTTCGGGTCGGCTGGTCATGCAGATAAGCGGAACCTGCAGGCGCTTTAGCACCGGGATCAGCGCCAGGATCTCATTGGATTCGCCCGAATTTGACAGGGCAATGACCACATCCTGCGGCGTGACCATACCCAGATCGCCGTGCGCGGCCTCTCCGGGGTGAACAAAGAAAGAGGAGGTGCCCGTGCTGGCAAAGGTCGCCGCCATTTTGCGCCCAATGTGGCCGGATTTTCCCATCCCCATCACCACGACTTTACCGGCACAATAGGATATCTTCTCACATGCCTGACTAAAATCCTGATTAATGTACTGATCTAACTGCGCCAGACCTTCACGTTCAATCTCCAGAACCTCTTTTCCTGCTTTCTGAAAGTCAAAACCCGGCTGCAATTCTATGTGCGACATAATGCGTTTCCATTTACCCAGAGAGAAGAGGCGAGAGCCAGTACAGCATCGCCAGCCATACGATAAATCCACCTGTCAGCAGCGCGCCTGCGCCTTTGCCGATCTGCCGTTGCCGACGCCAGCAGAGCAGGGCGAAAATGACGCTGACCAGCAGCATCACGCCGTAATCGCGCGTGAAGGCCAGGGGGTTAAATGGCCCTGGCGATATCAGGGCGGGGATGCCCATCACGATGGCGATATTAAAAATGTTCGAGCCGATGATGTTGCCAATCGCGATATCATCCTCACCTTTTCGCGCGCCTGCTATCGCCGTAGCCAGCTCCGGCAGGCTGGTGCCAATGGCAATCACCGTCAGGCCTATCGTTAATTCGCTTAGGGTGAAATAGTTAGCCAGCACCGTAGCGTTATCCACCACCATACGCGTTGCCATCGGCATGATGATCAGCGCGACGCCAAGCCAAAGCAGTGCAACGGGCAGATTGCCATCGCGAGGGAGTTCGGCAACCTGCTCGCGCGTGAGGCTGTCATGACCCTGCTTTTCGGCCTGGCGGGCAATTTTAACGCTATAAAGCAGCCATATCACCGCCAGCGCCAGCAGGAAAAGGCCATCGCTGTAGCTCAGTACGCCATCATAAAAAACACAGCCCACCAGCAAACTTACGATCAACATTAGCGGCAATTCACGGCGTAGAACATCAGAATGCACGCGAAAGGGATGCAGTAGCGCCGCTAAGCCTAAAATAAGCAGTATATTAACGATGTTAGAGCCAATTGCCGTGCCGATCGCAAGGTCTACCTGGCCGTGTAGCGACGCCGTGACGGAGACGATGATTTCTGGAAGTGAAGTACCCACGCTGACAACGGTCATCCCGATGACGATGGGCGGTACGTTCATCAGTCGGCACAAGATTGAGGCAGCAAACACCAAACGGTCAGCACTGTAGACCACCAAAAGTAATCCAATTATTAACAGTGCTGTTGCTAAAAGCATCAAAAGTCCTTTCTTCAGGTATACTCACCGGTCCGCCGCGCAGGAGTTGCAGGCACTGCACGCAGTCTGAGATGTGTCAGATTCCTAATTTTGACTTTATGCGCCGGAAAAGTAAAACAAATGCCAGCTTTCGCTAACCGCTAAAATTAATATTCTGTAAAAATGTGGGGTTTAGGGCTGATTTAAGCTTTATGCTTGGCATGAAGCAGGGTAAGAAAGGAACCGTAAATGAGCCAAACGCTAGCGAATATAGTCGATGTCCGTGGTATGAGTTTTTCTCGCGCCAACAGATTGATATTTGATGATATTTCGTTGACCGTTCCGCGTGGCAAAATAACCGCCATCATGGGGCCGTCCGGGATTGGTAAAACGACGCTGTTACGACTCATTGGCGGACAGATCCCGCCGGACAGCGGTGAAATCCTCTTCGACGGCGAAAATGTGCCGGAGATGTCACGATCGCGGCTGTATACTGTGCGCAAACGCATGAGTATGTTATTCCAGTCTGGGGCGTTATTCACCGACATGAACGTCTTTGATAACGTCGCCTATCCGTTACGTGAACATACTGATTTGCCGTCGGAACTGCTCAAAAGCACGGTGATGATGAAGCTGGAAGCAGTGGGGTTACGCGGGGCAGCGAAACTGATGCCCTCAGAGCTTTCCGGCGGGATGGCGCGTCGTGCTGCGCTGGCGCGCGCCATTGCGTTAGAACCTGATTTAATTATGTTTGACGAGCCATTCGTTGGGCAAGATCCTATTACTATGGGCGTGCTGGTTAAGCTCATTTCTGAACTTAACAGCGCGCTTGGCGTTACCTGTATCGTGGTCTCTCACGACGTGCCGGAAGTATTGAGTATTGCTGATTACGCCTACATTGTGGCAGACAGAAAGATCGTCGCACACGGTAGCGCGCAGGCGTTGCAGGACAATTGCGATCCGCGAGTGCGGCA from the unidentified bacterial endosymbiont genome contains:
- the rpoN gene encoding RNA polymerase factor sigma-54; translation: MKQGLQLRLSQQLAMTPQLQQAIRLLQLSTLELQQELQQALDSNPLLEQTDLHDEVDTQQTQDTETLDTADALEQKEMPDELPLDASWDEIYTAGTPSGTRADYQDDELPVYQGETTQSLQDYLMWQVELTPFSDTDRAIATSIVDAVDETGYLTVTLDDILESIGDEEIEIEEIEAVLKRIQRFDPVGVAAKDLRDCLLIQLSQFDNATPWVNEARVIISDHLELLANHDFRTLMRITRFKEEVLKEAVNLIQSLDPRPGQSIQTSEPEYVIPDVLVRKHNDRWVVELNSDSIPRLQINQHYASMCTSVRNDADNQYIRSNLQEARWLIKSLESRNDTLLRVSRCIVEQQQAFFEQGEEYMKPMVLADIAQAVEMHESTISRVTTQKYLHSPRGIFELKYFFSSHVNTEGGGEASSTAIRALVRKLIAAENPAKPLSDSKLTTILSDQGIMVARRTVAKYRESLSIPPSNQRKQLV
- the lptB gene encoding LPS export ABC transporter ATP-binding protein translates to MATLTAKNLAKAYKGRRVVEDVSLTVNSGEIVGLLGPNGAGKTTTFYMVVGIVARDAGNIIIDDEDISLLPLHARARRGIGYLPQEASIFRRLSVYDNLMAVLQIRDDLTHEQRTDRANELMEEFHIEHLRDSLGQALSGGERRRVEIARALAANPKFILLDEPFAGVDPISVIDIKRIIEHLRDSGLGVLITDHNVRETLAVCERAYIVSQGHLIAHGTPQQILDDEHVKRVYLGEDFRL
- the lptA gene encoding lipopolysaccharide ABC transporter substrate-binding protein LptA, whose translation is MKFKTNKLSLNVLIASAMLAASLPALAVTGDTEQPIHIESDAQSLDMQGNVVTFTGNVVMTQGTIKINADKVVVTRPGGEQGKEIIDGYGNPATFFQMQDNGKPVKGRASHMHYELAKDLVILTGNAYLEQLDSNITGDQITYLVKEQKMKATSEKGRRVTTVLVPSQLQDKGQAPAQKKSN
- the lptC gene encoding LPS export ABC transporter periplasmic protein LptC, with the protein product MSKTRRWVIILLTLIALVLIGVNLADRDDTQTQAVNTSEPTYKSDHSDTVVYSPEGALNYRLIAQHVEYFSDDGISWFTQPVMTTFDTNKAPTWSIKSDRAKLTNDRMLYLYGNVEVNALSADSQLRKITTDNAQINLVTQDVTSQDLVTLYGTTFNSSGLRMRGNLRSKNAELIEKVRTSYEIQNKQTQP
- the kdsC gene encoding 3-deoxy-manno-octulosonate-8-phosphatase KdsC, with protein sequence MSNAGASLATCYGPVSTHMMAKAENIRLLILDVDGVLSDGLIYMGNNGEELKAFNVRDGYGIRCAITSGIEVAIITGRKAKLVEDRCETLGITHLYQGQSDKRVAFNDLLGKLSIAPENVAYVGDDLIDWPVMAEVGLSIAVADAHPLLTPRADYVTYINGGRGAVREVCDLLLLAQGKLDEAKGQSI
- the kdsD gene encoding arabinose-5-phosphate isomerase KdsD, encoding MSHIELQPGFDFQKAGKEVLEIEREGLAQLDQYINQDFSQACEKISYCAGKVVVMGMGKSGHIGRKMAATFASTGTSSFFVHPGEAAHGDLGMVTPQDVVIALSNSGESNEILALIPVLKRLQVPLICMTSRPESSMARAADIHLCVKVPKEACPLGLAPTSSTTAALVMGDALAVALLKARGFTPEDFALSHPGGALGRKLLLRVNDIMHTGDEIPHVSKEASLRDALLEITRKNLGMTVVCNGLMKIEGIFTDGDLRRVFDMGVDVRTLGIADVMTPGGIRVRPGTLAVDVLNLMQSRHITSVMVADGDQLLGVVHMHDLLRAGVV
- a CDS encoding calcium/sodium antiporter; the encoded protein is MLLATALLIIGLLLVVYSADRLVFAASILCRLMNVPPIVIGMTVVSVGTSLPEIIVSVTASLHGQVDLAIGTAIGSNIVNILLILGLAALLHPFRVHSDVLRRELPLMLIVSLLVGCVFYDGVLSYSDGLFLLALAVIWLLYSVKIARQAEKQGHDSLTREQVAELPRDGNLPVALLWLGVALIIMPMATRMVVDNATVLANYFTLSELTIGLTVIAIGTSLPELATAIAGARKGEDDIAIGNIIGSNIFNIAIVMGIPALISPGPFNPLAFTRDYGVMLLVSVIFALLCWRRQRQIGKGAGALLTGGFIVWLAMLYWLSPLLSG
- the mlaF gene encoding phospholipid ABC transporter ATP-binding protein MlaF: MSQTLANIVDVRGMSFSRANRLIFDDISLTVPRGKITAIMGPSGIGKTTLLRLIGGQIPPDSGEILFDGENVPEMSRSRLYTVRKRMSMLFQSGALFTDMNVFDNVAYPLREHTDLPSELLKSTVMMKLEAVGLRGAAKLMPSELSGGMARRAALARAIALEPDLIMFDEPFVGQDPITMGVLVKLISELNSALGVTCIVVSHDVPEVLSIADYAYIVADRKIVAHGSAQALQDNCDPRVRQFLDGIADGPVPFRYPAGDYRDELLGIGS